The following proteins come from a genomic window of Astatotilapia calliptera chromosome 11, fAstCal1.2, whole genome shotgun sequence:
- the LOC113032351 gene encoding sialoadhesin-like isoform X3 — MMIAVLLLLTVKSAGTVSAAWSVTFENPDLCAIKGSSVTFRCVYNYTAGETVRTTGWYKGRLENGVWKRVELSVDLLSYRHRYEYLGEQQHNCSLKVHDLQVNDTGYYYFHFGTDTIGMRSKTSVHLTVSEMRATVQPERVRAGEKVTLECVTSCQLGSTLWFKDGHPMTKTLLWAQAEDTGKYSCTVKGYESVQSHPAALDVQYSPLNVSAEVSQAGLLSVGSNVNLTCNSAANPEADSYTWYSSSSRLQVASGRVLSLPSLEVSHSGVYLCQAGNSLGESNSTAVLLEVEETKIDRVILLFGIGVKVVLMLFLTLIIIWVRKGWCNPAGDSKMDSNDYENMTM; from the exons ATGATGATCGCAGTGCTGCTGCTCCTGACTGTGAAGTCAG CAGGAACTGTGAGTGCTGCTTGGTCAGTGACATTTGAAAACCCAGATCTTTGTGCTATAAAGGGATCATCTGTGACTTTTAGGTGCGTATACAACTACACAGCTGGGGAAACTGTTAGAACGACTGGATGGTACAAGGGACGTTTGGAAAATGGTGTCTGGAAACGAGTTGAGCTTTCAGTCGACCTTCTGTCGTATCGCCATCGTTATGAATATCTTGGCGAACAGCAGCACAACTGCAGCCTGAAAGTTCATGACCTGCAGGTTAATGACACTGGATATTACTACTTCCACTTTGGCACGGATACGATAGGAATGCGTAGCAAAACTTCTGTGCATCTGACCGTCTCAG AGATGAGAGCCACAGTGCAGCCGGAGAGAGTGAGAGCTGGAGAAAAGGTGACTCTTGAATGTGTGACATCGTGCCAACTTGGAAGCACACTCTGGTTCAAAGATGGACATCCAATGACAAAAACATTGTTGTGGGCGCAGGCAGAAGACACTGGGAAATATTCATGTACTGTCAAGGGGTATGAGTCAGTGCAATCACACCCTGCTGCTCTGGATGTTCAGT ATTCTCCACTGAACGTGTCTGCTGAGGTGAGTCAGGCTGGCCTCCTGTCAGTGGGCAGCAATGTGAATCTTACCTGCAACAGCGCTGCTAACCCTGAAGCagatagttacacctggtacaGCTCCAGCTCCAGGCTTCAGGTGGCCTCGGGCCGGGTGCTGTCTCTTCCCTCTTTGGAGGTGTCCCACAGTGGAGTCTATCTCTGCCAGGCCGGGAACAGTCTCGGAGAAAGCAACTCGACGGCGGTCCTGCTGGAAGTGGAAGAAACAAAGA TTGATCGTGTTATCCTCCTTTTTGGTATTGGAGTCAAAGTGGTTTTGATGCTTTTCCTTACACTGATTATTATCTGGGTTCG GAAGGGGTGGTGTAATCCTGCTGGGGACAGTAAG ATGGACAGCAATGATTATGAAAATATGACAATGTGA
- the LOC113032351 gene encoding B-cell receptor CD22-like isoform X1 translates to MMIAVLLLLTVKSAGTVSAAWSVTFENPDLCAIKGSSVTFRCVYNYTAGETVRTTGWYKGRLENGVWKRVELSVDLLSYRHRYEYLGEQQHNCSLKVHDLQVNDTGYYYFHFGTDTIGMRSKTSVHLTVSEMRATVQPERVRAGEKVTLECVTSCQLGSTLWFKDGHPMTKTLLWAQAEDTGKYSCTVKGYESVQSHPAALDVQYSPLNVSAEVSQAGLLSVGSNVNLTCNSAANPEADSYTWYSSSSRLQVASGRVLSLPSLEVSHSGVYLCQAGNSLGESNSTAVLLEVEETKIDRVILLFGIGVKVVLMLFLTLIIIWVRKGWCNPAGDSKVRRMTRWTRVCLKY, encoded by the exons ATGATGATCGCAGTGCTGCTGCTCCTGACTGTGAAGTCAG CAGGAACTGTGAGTGCTGCTTGGTCAGTGACATTTGAAAACCCAGATCTTTGTGCTATAAAGGGATCATCTGTGACTTTTAGGTGCGTATACAACTACACAGCTGGGGAAACTGTTAGAACGACTGGATGGTACAAGGGACGTTTGGAAAATGGTGTCTGGAAACGAGTTGAGCTTTCAGTCGACCTTCTGTCGTATCGCCATCGTTATGAATATCTTGGCGAACAGCAGCACAACTGCAGCCTGAAAGTTCATGACCTGCAGGTTAATGACACTGGATATTACTACTTCCACTTTGGCACGGATACGATAGGAATGCGTAGCAAAACTTCTGTGCATCTGACCGTCTCAG AGATGAGAGCCACAGTGCAGCCGGAGAGAGTGAGAGCTGGAGAAAAGGTGACTCTTGAATGTGTGACATCGTGCCAACTTGGAAGCACACTCTGGTTCAAAGATGGACATCCAATGACAAAAACATTGTTGTGGGCGCAGGCAGAAGACACTGGGAAATATTCATGTACTGTCAAGGGGTATGAGTCAGTGCAATCACACCCTGCTGCTCTGGATGTTCAGT ATTCTCCACTGAACGTGTCTGCTGAGGTGAGTCAGGCTGGCCTCCTGTCAGTGGGCAGCAATGTGAATCTTACCTGCAACAGCGCTGCTAACCCTGAAGCagatagttacacctggtacaGCTCCAGCTCCAGGCTTCAGGTGGCCTCGGGCCGGGTGCTGTCTCTTCCCTCTTTGGAGGTGTCCCACAGTGGAGTCTATCTCTGCCAGGCCGGGAACAGTCTCGGAGAAAGCAACTCGACGGCGGTCCTGCTGGAAGTGGAAGAAACAAAGA TTGATCGTGTTATCCTCCTTTTTGGTATTGGAGTCAAAGTGGTTTTGATGCTTTTCCTTACACTGATTATTATCTGGGTTCG GAAGGGGTGGTGTAATCCTGCTGGGGACAGTAAGGTGAGAAGGATGACACGTTGGACTCGGGTCTGTTTGAAATATTGA
- the LOC113032351 gene encoding B-cell receptor CD22-like isoform X2 — translation MMIAVLLLLTVKSGTVSAAWSVTFENPDLCAIKGSSVTFRCVYNYTAGETVRTTGWYKGRLENGVWKRVELSVDLLSYRHRYEYLGEQQHNCSLKVHDLQVNDTGYYYFHFGTDTIGMRSKTSVHLTVSEMRATVQPERVRAGEKVTLECVTSCQLGSTLWFKDGHPMTKTLLWAQAEDTGKYSCTVKGYESVQSHPAALDVQYSPLNVSAEVSQAGLLSVGSNVNLTCNSAANPEADSYTWYSSSSRLQVASGRVLSLPSLEVSHSGVYLCQAGNSLGESNSTAVLLEVEETKIDRVILLFGIGVKVVLMLFLTLIIIWVRKGWCNPAGDSKVRRMTRWTRVCLKY, via the exons ATGATGATCGCAGTGCTGCTGCTCCTGACTGTGAAGTCAG GAACTGTGAGTGCTGCTTGGTCAGTGACATTTGAAAACCCAGATCTTTGTGCTATAAAGGGATCATCTGTGACTTTTAGGTGCGTATACAACTACACAGCTGGGGAAACTGTTAGAACGACTGGATGGTACAAGGGACGTTTGGAAAATGGTGTCTGGAAACGAGTTGAGCTTTCAGTCGACCTTCTGTCGTATCGCCATCGTTATGAATATCTTGGCGAACAGCAGCACAACTGCAGCCTGAAAGTTCATGACCTGCAGGTTAATGACACTGGATATTACTACTTCCACTTTGGCACGGATACGATAGGAATGCGTAGCAAAACTTCTGTGCATCTGACCGTCTCAG AGATGAGAGCCACAGTGCAGCCGGAGAGAGTGAGAGCTGGAGAAAAGGTGACTCTTGAATGTGTGACATCGTGCCAACTTGGAAGCACACTCTGGTTCAAAGATGGACATCCAATGACAAAAACATTGTTGTGGGCGCAGGCAGAAGACACTGGGAAATATTCATGTACTGTCAAGGGGTATGAGTCAGTGCAATCACACCCTGCTGCTCTGGATGTTCAGT ATTCTCCACTGAACGTGTCTGCTGAGGTGAGTCAGGCTGGCCTCCTGTCAGTGGGCAGCAATGTGAATCTTACCTGCAACAGCGCTGCTAACCCTGAAGCagatagttacacctggtacaGCTCCAGCTCCAGGCTTCAGGTGGCCTCGGGCCGGGTGCTGTCTCTTCCCTCTTTGGAGGTGTCCCACAGTGGAGTCTATCTCTGCCAGGCCGGGAACAGTCTCGGAGAAAGCAACTCGACGGCGGTCCTGCTGGAAGTGGAAGAAACAAAGA TTGATCGTGTTATCCTCCTTTTTGGTATTGGAGTCAAAGTGGTTTTGATGCTTTTCCTTACACTGATTATTATCTGGGTTCG GAAGGGGTGGTGTAATCCTGCTGGGGACAGTAAGGTGAGAAGGATGACACGTTGGACTCGGGTCTGTTTGAAATATTGA
- the LOC113032171 gene encoding uncharacterized protein LOC113032171, translating into MDGEMRSRRALPLMCLFLTVLQISTPSSAQNTTLSTASTTTKAPSTGALKYSTQPSNISVGVGEPAVFHCGVPEAHPNLTFTLYGSNHNYSLTCPGGHVEDIPQAVYGRCEMKNGESLATWTLLGTALPHNGTRVVCQQLSNPRALSAVLHVYDTGATNVLLIGCILGGFFGVLLVAALLYTFLVKSESFQECFGGEETEDDMITIVSTEQKKKSSQDVTD; encoded by the exons ATGGACGGAGAAATGAGGAGCAGAAGGGCGCTTCCTCTGATGTGCTTGTTTCTGACTGTGCTCCAGATCAGCACACCTTCCTCAG CTCAAAACACAACTTTGAGTACTGCTAGCACCACCACCAAAGCTCCAAGCACCGGTGCTCTCAAGTACAGCACACAGCCATCTAACATCTCAGTGGGTGTGGGAGAGCCTGCAGTGTTTCACTGTGGCGTGCCCGAAGCGCATCCGAACCTCACGTTTACCTTGTATGGGAGTAATCACAACTACAGCCTCACCTGCCCCGGTGGCCACGTGGAAGACATCCCCCAg GCTGTCTATGGACGTTGTGAAATGAAGAATGGAGAGTCGCTGGCTACGTGGACCCTCCTGGGAACTGCCTTGCCCCACAACGGCACAAGAGTAGTTTGTCAGCAGCTGAGCAACCCGAGAGCGCTCTCTGCTGTCCTGCATGTTTATG ATACTGGTGCAACCAATGTCCTTCTCATTGGCTGTATTCTTGGAGGATTCTTTGGCGTCCTGTTAGTGGCAGCTTTGTTATACACCTTCCTGGTCAAATCTGAGTCCTTCCAGGAATGCTTCG GTGGGGAAGAAACCGAAGATGATATGATCACTATTGTATCAAcggaacaaaagaagaaatcaaGTCAGGATGTGACAGACTGA